Sequence from the Zeugodacus cucurbitae isolate PBARC_wt_2022May chromosome 5, idZeuCucr1.2, whole genome shotgun sequence genome:
gaaaaaataaaaaaagaaataaaatccgCTGAaaagataataagagagcaacagtgaaaaaattaaggaatttcgggatatttatgatttttgttttgtttttttttttttttttttacgcatgtactataaatgtataaattttatgCTAAATTCTGTAGAATGAAAACAAATCATTGGAACGTTGAATTGCATTTTCTGGGTTTACGCAGAGCTAAAGGTTTCCAATCTCAGCTAATTTTCGGATTTTAGCTTCGAGAAACAAAAGTTTGGAGTGGAAAAATTGAACATATTGATGTATGCAAAAACGAGCACATAATTGAATATGCATCTGCAAGCGACTTGTTGTATAAAACCATAACCgctgaattttatatttattacacttCTCCtaggaaattttttaattaaataattaaattttaaaatttacaactaTAAGGATTAGGATCTGAGTAATGACACGGTAAATACCTCTAAAAGGCTTTTTAAATTACCCTAAaacaagtattaaaaaatagacgttaaaagcatataatttaagcatttttctaataatattttaaactgtaAATTTGTAACAGCTGACTTTGttgctaaaaatatttcttgccTTGCAATCGTACCTCATATAAAgttaatgaaaatcaaaaattttattcgcAGTAAGAATTAGTTAATTTCACACAGTTTACACgcaacaaatttttttgaaaatttactcAAAGAAAAAGGACTTTTGTCTAATGTTGAATAACGGATAAAATTGTATATGCGCATAAAAAAAtccatattcatatacatattaatttatgcAACGACGTTTTAATGATGTTTCGGTTTTTAGAAGTTGATAACAGTGCAGTCGGGAGCGCGATGTAATGGTTGTGCTTTGCAGTTTGTAGGCGAATGGCACCTGCACCGGTTCAATATGAAATCAAAGGCAGagaaatttaactaaaaaatatacttacaaaaagaaataaaaaaagaaaagagaagaagaagagagaaTCAATATGCGTCATTAGTTCGAAAACATCAGCAACAgtacaaaaaaaacatacatcAAGCGTTGGCTACAAACGTAGTGGCGCTACCCATAAATCAACACCACAACATCGTCAGTCTTACTCCATAACCATAAAATCGACAACACAATTGCGATTGTCGCATGTGTTACGCTGTTGCAGCATTATTGCATGCGCATGTACTGCATtggttttaaatactttttattgctAAATTGCCAGCTTTAAAGGTTTTTGCTGGCAGTACTGAAAGTGTATAAACCATTATCATAACCAAATGTATGTGTGATTTCGGTTTAACATTGTGTTTCTGTTTCTTTTTAACTATTATCGTCGATATATTTCCTTTTCCGTTTTTTAAGcgtttcattaaatatatattttttttatctctcAACTCTTGcagtgtttttacttttttgtatagGCGCTAGCTAGCTTACACGGCAAGCAGAAGAGCAAGTCTCACCTGACCCTGAGAACATCACAAGCGTTAAAGTCTGCAATTACTTAAGCagaacagaaaaaaacaaaaccgaTTATTTAGTAAAATACAGTTGATGGTTGGTGTGGTGGTGTGTAAGTATGTTATTGTGATACAGATCGAATTTTTGTTAAAGCATTGACAAATTCGCTCAATTTATACTAAGTACGTAGCTGTTCATATTGTAAAAGTATTGCTTTTACCTAACTAGTTTTATTCCACACTCTTTACGCTGCTTACAAATTAATATGTAACATTTCATACTATAAACACAAGCATATTtagtttggataatatttttcgatggtaaaaaacaagtaaaccgTAACATACAAAACCCTCGTAGCAATTTCGTAATACACAAACGTATGTTTGTAACTTTCAagtatatttattatgattgaataaataaaataagaataaaatatatattaaccggcatataatatacatagcgCACTTACCCGAATCTGAACGAGACTTCTTTGATGGCACCATGCCGTCATTTAGTGGATCGTCTGAACGTGACTCTGAAGAACGTGATTCTCGTTCATTGGAACCctggaaaaattaaatgaattgcgTTAAATTTTAAGGATATAATATGCATAAATGTCTCAAGTGAAATAGTTTTCGGTATGTAACAGCGTATTATTGATACAAATACAAGTAAACACCATCAAGGTTAAAACcacatttcatttcttttcatgAAAGCTGAGGGGTAGCAACTAGCCTATATAGTATCCAGTAGGTACGCGTTGGGATGACGGCGAATAGCGCTCTTCAATAGTACAgcgttattgaaatttttagtatacacacacaaaattgcATCGTACTTGCGAAATGCAAGgaacttatatatttaaatatattctctTGTTACAAAATGGATTTAATACACGATTTTTGCGGTTTCTTCAGCTTAAACTTTGTAAATCCGTAGAATTCTTGTTGCAAATCAATTCGCTACATATTTCACGCCATTTTCTATGCCGACACTAGTAGCTACAAAATATTGGAAACTTCAAACCTGTAAACTCACCATATTTAATCtgcgaaaatttatatttttattgcaaagctAATTTGCAATAcgtatttaacaattttataatgTTGATGTAGTTtcttttgagttaatttttataaaatttctgtGAACTTTCACGTATTTCAGGGTCCCTTCAAAACGCTGCAAAAATTTTCGTCAATGACAGCGAGTAAAAACCGTGCTGCCGGATCGTTGAAATTTAAAACAGCAGATTTTTAATTTAGAGGAGTTTTTGAGACTTGTTATGTTCAATTCAatgacaaaattttatattacgtGCATTAATATGTGACCTTTATTGGAAAATTTGGTAGTTGTGTATATTGACTAGTTtaacatttataatttgttaaataaaattaaactaactttagttatttaattttcacaatatgttACGACGATGACTATTAAAATTACAACATTCGAGTATTTAATTTAGAACAATAACACTACATTTAAAATGTACTATTAAATTCGCATTTGCACAATGTTTGTCTTTCGACTGAAATTTCTATCAAACATAAAATATCATTTGGATAACCATTTTATGGTTCATATTGCATTATCTTTCAAAGATTGAGATTTTCCGTTAATTTATTTCTTAGAATAATTCCTATGCACGTCTGGTTTAATATTGTAAACCAGTTCTAAAAGATCAGTGATTAATGTATCCTTCCGATCCTCCACTGCCTTTTTTAGTTCTTCCATTTTATTTTGAGTGTCGACATCAATCTTCAATGCAACGCCTTCCCGTGAGCCCATATACTGTAAAATAATGggtgcatatacatattattggTAATGTATTAGTTATACACATTTCCTAGGGGGTGCCCACCTTTGCTTCATATTCCTTCAATAAACGTTCGCGCTCCCCACGATACTTCTCAATCTCCTCAACCGCCTCATCTTTCGCTTGCTTCAGACGCTTTGCCTTGCCTAATCGTGTAccgaattataaatattttctaattatgaCCTCAAATGCTTAACAAGAACATCCGCTTATGTCGGCAGCGAGGCAACCGTAATAATGTTTCAAGCGTACATACTTACGTTTCCTTGCCTCAGTAACCTTTTCTGCTGCTTTCTTCTCAGCAGCTAGAAGTTGCTGTATCCCGGTGGATTGGCTCGTcattttttcgttaaaattatTCCTTTATTACaatgatttatgaaaaaatttgctGCGAGCAATTTGCCAcaaggaaataaatatttgtgttaattGTCAGCTGATTTGTTATAACGAATGAATTCGTGGCTTTATACGGCAGCACTGATCGCGAGCAAGAAGAGTTGATTTTTACTAATGTGCCGAATATgatcacttttattttatttaataatactatttttaccagcCGCACTTTGCAacgtataattaatatttatatttaaacaaattctcaattataaataattaatatttttcacatatatgaatttgtttaaacaaagttttactcaaattaaaaacaaaaatcaaactactTGCAACACTAAAGATTTGTGTCACAATTTCACTGTAGATGTCGCTTCACATTTTTTTAGCTTCTAGTCGCTGATTTCAGTAGAAGACATTTTGTATTGAAAACTCAACGAGTAAAGAGCAAATCATAATATAAACGTAAATACTCTTGAAGGAGCAAGTTGTGAAAATCTAGTGAAGTCTggaatttggaaaatatattatatacttaattGCAGTAATATTAACtaactaaaatataaacatGAAGTTTCAATATAAGGAAGATCATGCATTTGAGAAGCGACGTGCCGAAGGTGACAAAATACGCAGGAAGTACCCAGACCGTGTACCAGTAAGTAGAATGAAAAATTTTCAGtgcatttgtatgcaattttataatatactcGTTTGTCATGATTCCATACAAACTCAgcaagtaatatacatatataggtgtgATTGTGAGTGGAGTATATAGGGGTTTTTCTTTGTTACGAAAATAGCTAAGTGGGGGgtaaaatgcaatgaaaaaatttcgtaaaaaaattgcGTCATAGAAAATagattcttaaaaaatgtatgatAACATGTAAATGTTTAGTTGAGAACAGGTATATTTtcctgttgtttttttatatgcttttataGCAACAATTTTGTATACGCAGTGAGTAACATATGCATAGATTTTCAacaataatacaaatacaaatgtatgtataagtgtttttgttattcgTTTCGTATTGCCGTTTTCGTCGGCAGTGTTACCAACTGTAACAAAAACCAAGCGAGCAAAGCAAATGATGAATTTGCGATATGTACTTGTGATTCTAGAGATAATTTTGTGGAGCACAATACAGAAgttgaaatgaaaaacaaactgAAGCGCTTCCAAACATTTCGTCAAGGTCACGCTGTCTATACAAAATATTGGCAACAATACAATGTATAAAGGTTATTGGCAGCagtattatttcattataaaaaatgtagaatTCTCAAATTATCAGCTGATCAACTTTTTGTTTGCATACAAAGTGGTCAAACAGGTATCTAATAATAACAAGCGACAATGCGCACTACTAAAACATAACACATAATTTTGCTTTGCAAAGAGTGAGAAAAAGCTTAATTGTTTACTCATTTTACTgagtatatttatgttatatatgtatgtgtgtgcttataTACTAAACTTGTAAACTGTCGATTTCTGTTTTGtattgtagtttttgttttttgtccgGCCTTTATTACTGCGCATATAGATTTCCTTATATGGTATACGTGTGTTTGTGGCTTGTACTTGTACACATGTGTTCATACAcatttttctcagatttatgtatgttttttagcaaatttgttgttgtacatgacGCTATATTCTCCAAATTCTCTGTTAACTTAATTATCtaccaaacaaatttttaaaattactgcAAGTATCTTGCGCTGTTAGTCATGTTGCGtttattttgtgtgaatttcACAATAAAACAGCATTATTTACCTGCCATGCCTGCACATGTGTTTTTCAATGTATTTTTCCAAAGTTTGCTagccatatgttttattgtctTTTGCGAATACCTGCTTTAAGAGAATTTAGCCTGAAAACGATTTCCACTTATTTCATGGAATGCCAAATTAAGTGCCTGCTTTTGGCGAGAAGTGCAACAATTGTTAAAACTGCAGGGCGCATTTTTtgaaacaacaaattatatGTCTGCCAACAGTGTTCTAAGAAATAATTTGAGGATTAGAGCATGAAGGTACCTAACTTTTCCAAAATGTAAGAAATCTACGAAACGTGtgcatattttccattttcaagCTGTGCAATCTTTGCTCGGTGATATTTCATGCAGAAAAGGTACGGCTCCGCCATTTTTAACAACATGTGTTGCGATTAGAGATCAAATGCATTCAAATTTAGCGTAGGTATCCTTTTTCGTTTGTAAGTTGTGTGCCTTTTCCTTGTAGAGGATTATAGATTAGCTACAATGTAAGCAGCTGACCTGCAAGCAGGTAGAGATCGATATGCAAGCGTTTACCATTAGAGCAAAGTTAATTTACATATGCTAACATTTTGCCTTTATCTTTTGAATACCTGTGAGTTCAGGATAAATAGGCAATGATCTGAAGGTCAAATAGTCATAGCTTCTATTTGTCTTATGAATAATCAGATTTAATGTTTATTGCAGGTAGATTTCTCTATATTCACTGCTTTCGATGAATACtcttttgtatgtacatattttcggACGTGaactcataattttttttctatcctTTTAGGTCATTGTGGAGAAGGCGCCAAAGGCACGCATTGGTGATTTAGATAAGAAAAAGTATTTGGTGCCATCTGATTTAACAGTTGGTCAATTCTACTTTTTAATTCGCAAGCGTATACATTTGCGTCCCGAAGATGCACTCTTCTTTTTCGTCAACAATGTAATTCCACCAACATCGGCCACTATGGGATCGCTATATCaggtaaatatatgcaaatgttgTATATGAATTCAATGGttttaatatttgtgtatttattttaggAACATCACGAAGAGGATTATTTCCTGTACATTGCCTATTCCGATGAGAACGTATATGGCAAAAATTAAGTTGCATTCACATTTTGGGGGAAGAGGCGCGTATTGCGGCAAATGAAAATTTGTGATTGAGTTGCTGTATTacgaatattaaaattaaataatacaaaaaaaaactattgaaatactttgtgctgattgaaaaaaattgtttgagtaATGCGTTGGCGTAAAGGGAAGGCGGACTAATTTAATGGATATCAgctacaaatttcaaaaaaaaaatcgataaatctattaaatataatactatatatatttaaaaatatatacaatggttatatattatgtatatgaaataatttgtgtagctataaatattagttataaatattataatcaattaaacttttatttttgcggTACTACCCTTCGGTTTGGTACTTTcagcaaattttgattttttcacctATAAATGACTTGAGTTGTTTTCACTGTCtttttatgataattatttTGACTATGCGAACACTCAAAAATCTTATATTTTCAACTTGGACGGTTGAACTCTCTTCATCCGTTAAGATGAAACGTGTATAAAtggattatttttaattttttagttacaaaataaatgaaaatcgtGATTGCGGCATTTctgtataattaaaatgaatttgtttttattgagcTTGTATGCCGGGTTTCTAGGGCCGAAGCTACCGAAAGGATAATATTTCGGATATTATGATCtgtttaatgtattaaatataagtCTTAGACGATGTTTATGAAGTCTAGGACATTGGTAGACAAatatacacacgtacatactGAATTTCTGAAATGACAGCACTTGTATGTATGGCTTCAGGGTTTAAAGCTTCTGAAGGGATAAGATATAAGTATTAAAATGGAATTATGATTTGCTTAATTGTCTTAGACAACcagacaatttttataaatattcaggAAACGATcagtatacaaaattatttctgaaatgACAGCTCTTAAACTAAATTTGAGAATTATTTGGACGATCTAATGCTGTTTGGAATGGTACATGTTAAGTTTAGCTTTTTAATCGATTACTCGTTAATTACCAGAGATTTCAGTTAAACTTTCGGTGagtttctaaattctaaattgacAAAAATAACCTATACTCTTGGGTATGTGTGATCGTTCATTTCTTTCTTACACATAGTGCCAAGTTTTTGTAAAAAGTGTATGTTAGTTTCCAAGTCAATTCTAGTTTGGAATACCTTTCCAGCACTAATAAATTATCGATTATCTCAAAATATCGATTGTTAGTTGTGTTTGTGTTAGtttccaaattaattttatactctcgttatatgtaaaacGAGATTATCttcatttacgagcttaactccataatctgtaattaagaaacgagatttcccatacaaaattcctctctggataatccgagattataaaattatctcgttttatacaactagattttgggtgttattcctaggtttatcgataattttgcgaagaaaaggagaaatgtcaaatgaaaatgtaaacaacaatggccgacagcgagagaaatatgcgtaatacaacaacaaatgcaacacatttgacaattgatgaTCTCATTttgctatatgtaaacggttagattattgaacgagcttggAACgagtttattttcatatgtaaacatactattaaaTTGTGGTGCTTTATCAGCTATAATATATATCGATTATTTCGAGATATCGATTGTTAGCCAAATTTAGTACTAAACTACGGTGGCAATTCCATTGCCATTTCTTTCACAATGGCAACGCCGTCGCGTCAGCTGTTTGATTTTGTCCGAAAAGTATTTGCTTTTCAGCTCTTTTCTTTTGCACAAATTTTTGCTGACTgacattcgaaatatttttattcggaGTCGAATATTGGTGATGGCAATTCATTCGTTCGTGCAGTTGCTGAATAATTTTGCTTTAAGTTTGTGGATTGTTTTTAATCCTTAATCACGGGTTAAATTAGTAAAAAGTGAACAAATGTTAgcaatatataaacacatagaAAATTCAACGAATTTATAGTTAAAAATCGCATCAAATACACTAATACGAGTTTGCGGAATTACACAAACAAAGAATATAAATTTCGAACAGACGGAAGTGCGAGAAACCCAAAAGGTAAATTACATGTCATGTGCTACACTAGTGTTAATTTGTAAAATGGTTCAAAAAGTgtaatgtttattaaaatcGTGTCTTTGTTTATACAAGGTtatgaagattttttttaaataagacctAACATTAAGTATGATTGCAATCGTGTACGTTTTGTGAACACCAATGCAGTCACTGATGTGCAAGTATTGTCAAACAATAAATGGGCGCAGTGAGGGTGGAAAATTGATTTTCCCTTAGTATTACATAGTGCCGTGGTTGTGAACTCATTTGTAAGTTATCGCAAATAGGTATCtaccatttttattttattttcgtttcttcaatatacaatattaatttACTACGCTACGTGAATTAGTTGGGCGCTAAGTTGCCAAGTGACGCTTCGTAACAGAAAGCAGGTAAAatacacgtatgtatatttacatacatggcCATATAGTGTATTTTGCAGCCCCTAATATACAGAAGTGTCGCTGCCTGTGCTATCGCCAAAGTGCTTTAGTACCTGTGTCGAGGcttatgcatttacatatgccaatgtatataaatttacaccTTGTTATTGCTAATGACATAGAGCAGCCCATGGTGTAGGACaaccaaacaaatatttttggtaattttttgcaTTGTTTCATAGCGTGGCTTgccataaaatatttgctacCAATACATGTGCGGTTAACACAAAATTAGTCtaatatgttttatttcaaaaaatgccTTATAGTACATtcaaatacgtatgtatatagatatggaAACCACCTCACTTCTAGCCGTAGTACTATGTGGTTTTATTTCATTGGTGCGCCGTATCgcatgttaatttttttatttgctttgtttattCGATGCTTAGCACTACAATTTTTCCCCAATTGAGTGATGATGCTCAAGTTCTGtgcttaatattttaaaacttaataaGCGTACATAGCGGGaagtcattttcatatttatatctattttcTACTgcctaattttttaaatcagaaTCTAGGGCACTTAGTAGCTTTATCGTTTGTAGTATTTGTGTACGCACGTgtgttaagtaaatatgtaaaatgtatgtatatatacattgctttatatatacataagtagatATGAGTAGCTGTATtagcatatataaataataattaaagctgCTGAAAAGTG
This genomic interval carries:
- the LOC105216265 gene encoding gamma-aminobutyric acid receptor-associated protein — its product is MKFQYKEDHAFEKRRAEGDKIRRKYPDRVPVIVEKAPKARIGDLDKKKYLVPSDLTVGQFYFLIRKRIHLRPEDALFFFVNNVIPPTSATMGSLYQEHHEEDYFLYIAYSDENVYGKN
- the LOC105216266 gene encoding V-type proton ATPase subunit G-like, with the protein product MTSQSTGIQQLLAAEKKAAEKVTEARKRKAKRLKQAKDEAVEEIEKYRGERERLLKEYEAKYMGSREGVALKIDVDTQNKMEELKKAVEDRKDTLITDLLELVYNIKPDVHRNYSKK